Proteins from a single region of Strix aluco isolate bStrAlu1 chromosome 5, bStrAlu1.hap1, whole genome shotgun sequence:
- the PDXP gene encoding chronophin encodes MASCRRLSGAGLREVLGPAQGLLFDCDGVLWAGERAVPGAPELLERLRRSGKAALFVSNNSRRSVAELERRFSRLGFRGVRAEHVFSSALCSALFLRQRLLGAGGNGSGSGRVFVLGGEGLRGEVRDAGLRLAGEGEPAPGAAEPVRAVLVGYDDQFTFAKLAQACGYLRDPQCLLVATDPDPWHPLSDGQRTPGTGSLTAAVETASGRKALVVGKPNTYMFDCIVERFGVDPSRTLMVGDRLETDILFGKNCGLSTILTLTGVSRLEEAQAYMASDSAAAKDLVPNYYVDSIADLIPGLDE; translated from the exons ATGGCGAGCTGCCGGCGGCTGAGCGGCGCGGGGCTGCGGGAGGTGCTGGGTCCGGCGCAGGGGTTGCTCTTCGATTGCGACGGCGTCCTGTGGGCGGGCGAGCGCGCCGTCCCCGGCGCCCCCGAGCTGCTGGAGCGGCTGCGGCGCAGCGGCAAGGCCGCCCTCTTCGTCAGCAACAACAGCCGCCGCTCCGTGGCCGAGCTGGAGCGGCGCTTCAGCCGCCTCGGCTTCCGCGGCGTCCGCGCCGAGCACGTCTTCAGCTCCGCTCTCTGCTCCGCGCTCTTCCTCCGCCAGCGCCTCCTCGGCGCCGGGGGCAACGGCAGCGGGAGCGGCCGCGTCTTCGTGCTGGGCGGCGAGGGGCTGCGCGGCGAGGTGCGCGACGCCGGCCTGCGCCTGGCGGGCGAGGGCGAGCCGGCGCCCGGCGCCGCCGAGCCGGTGCGGGCCGTCCTGGTGGGCTACGACGACCAGTTCACCTTCGCCAAGCTGGCGCAGGCCTGCGGCTACCTGCGCGACCCGCAATGCCTCCTCGTGGCCACCGACCCCGACCCCTGGCACCCGCTCAGCGACGGCCAGCGCACCCCCG GGACTGGCAGCCTCACAGCCGCCGTGGAAACCGCTTCAGGCCGCAAGGCGCTGGTGGTGGGGAAACCGAACACGTACATGTTTGATTGCATCGTGGAGCGTTTCGGCGTCGACCCGTCCCGCACCCTCATGGTGGGAGACCGTCTGGAGACAGATATCCTCTTTGGCAAGAACTGCGGCCTCTCCACCATCCTCACCCTGACGGGTGTCTCCCGCCTGGAAGAGGCGCAGGCCTACATGGCCAGCGACAGCGCTGCTGCCAAGGATCTGGTGCCCAATTACTATGTGGACAGCATTGCAGACTTGATACCAGGGCTGGATGAGTAG